In Burkholderia gladioli, a genomic segment contains:
- a CDS encoding fumarate hydratase — MAIDSATLRRVTAQLYERSLKTIPDDTRAFLADAADRETSPTGRATLRILVESADGARRDDSLVCSDVGIPTYSVKIGTRVRFDGPVRAAIRDGFADLAASISPPILKMVTNPLTHERGHAGKDMPIVSFDVIDDAEHVDIVCSPKAMGTGRWEAIEAFVYPSHAQIERFVLDTMLRAGSQPCLPLVIGVGIGGTFDYAARLAKEQMMRPFGRTNPEPMLAAMERRLLDAVNAMGFGPMGTGGDTTAMAVHIDYAASHGFVPVAVCFNCWINRRTAARIHGDGRVEFLEGA, encoded by the coding sequence ATGGCGATCGACAGCGCGACCCTCAGGCGGGTCACCGCGCAACTCTACGAACGCTCGCTGAAGACGATCCCCGACGATACGCGCGCCTTCCTGGCCGACGCGGCCGACCGCGAGACCAGCCCGACCGGCCGCGCCACGCTGCGGATCCTGGTGGAGAGCGCCGACGGCGCGCGCCGCGACGATTCGCTGGTGTGCAGCGACGTGGGGATTCCCACCTACAGCGTGAAGATCGGCACGCGCGTGCGTTTCGACGGCCCGGTGCGCGCCGCGATCCGCGACGGCTTCGCCGACCTGGCGGCCTCGATCTCGCCGCCGATCCTGAAGATGGTGACCAACCCGCTCACGCACGAGCGCGGCCATGCCGGCAAGGACATGCCGATTGTCAGCTTCGACGTGATCGACGATGCCGAGCACGTCGACATCGTCTGCTCGCCCAAGGCGATGGGCACCGGCCGCTGGGAGGCGATCGAGGCCTTCGTCTACCCGAGCCACGCGCAGATCGAGCGCTTCGTGCTCGACACCATGCTGCGCGCGGGCTCGCAGCCCTGCCTGCCGCTGGTGATCGGAGTCGGCATCGGCGGCACCTTCGACTACGCGGCGCGCCTGGCCAAGGAGCAGATGATGCGGCCGTTCGGGCGCACCAATCCGGAGCCGATGTTGGCCGCGATGGAGCGGCGCCTGCTCGACGCGGTCAACGCGATGGGCTTCGGGCCGATGGGCACCGGCGGCGACACCACGGCGATGGCGGTGCATATCGACTACGCCGCCAGCCACGGCTTCGTGCCGGTGGCGGTCTGCTTCAACTGCTGGATCAACCGACGCACGGCCGCGCGGATTCATGGCGATGGCCGCGTCGAATTCCTGGAGGGCGCGTGA